One Lycium barbarum isolate Lr01 chromosome 5, ASM1917538v2, whole genome shotgun sequence genomic window carries:
- the LOC132639696 gene encoding uncharacterized protein LOC132639696 encodes MAKAYMVAEFDQHMSEVNKIDNRVKDYLFDIGYHRWSLAHSSVKRYKVMTSNIAESMNAANKDARDLLIYDLLDYVMNNIVASWNYNNRMVAMATSTTLSQKYEELLRDKIIASKRMTVVPSTEYMYTVFHGKKRYVVCMLERSCTCRKFQLDVMPCTHAMAIITKYSMPQYAYCSLYYNKEYFLKTYDVPIHPIPNETTWEIPADILAEVVLPPIVKARAGRPQKCRWKGAGESQPKRAKITCSLCNREGHNRRTCRNPPMEA; translated from the exons ATGGCTAAAGCATACATGGTGGCGGAATTCGATCAACATATGTCAGAAGTCAATAAGATTGATAACAGAGTGAAGGACTATTTATTCGATATTGGATATCATAGATGGTCCTTAGCACATTCCAGTGTGAAAAGATACAAGGTGATGACTTCTAATATTGCAGAGTCCATGAATGCAGCGAATAAAGATGCAAGAGATCTACTTATATATGATTTGTTGGATTATGTGATGAATAATATTGTGGCGAGTTGGAATTACAACAATAGAATGGTAGCAATGGCAACAAGTACAACGCTAAGTCAGAAATATGAGGAACTGCTAAGGGATAAAATAATTGCATCAAAGAGAATGACG GTTGTGCCTTCAACAGAATACATGTACACAGTATTTCATGGTAAAAAGCGCTATGTGGTTTGCATGCTGGAACGGTCTTGCACTTGTAGAAAGTTTCAATTGGATGTGATGCCTTGTACACATGCAATGGCTATCATCACAAAATATAGCATGCCTCAGTATGCGTATTGCTCGTTATACTACAACAAAGAGTACTTCTTGAAGACCTATGATGTTCCGATTCACCCCATTCCTAACGAAACTACATGGGAAATTCCTGCAGACATTTTAGCAGAGGTGGTTCTACCACCTATAGTAAAAGCCAGAGCAGGTAGGCCACAAAAATGCAGATGGAAAGGTGCTGGTGAATCACAACCAAAAAGGGCAAAAATTACATGTTCATTGTGCAATCGTGAAGGTCACAATAGAAGGACATGTAGGAATCCTCCGATGGAAGCTTAG